The genomic region tatgaaccccaaatatttagcgttttttagaaagcgtctgttttgcgtatagctagtgacattgtgttcctaaaattatttcgagtttaacgatggtgtcggaaaaatttaactcgttgcgagcaagaagatatgacccgttgaatatttgagtggagtttatttaagatttttttttatgaaaatggttatttgacactttactcccctgtttggggggtcgatttgaagttttcaaaaaagtgtgggggcctttggtggtaaaatgaaaatgaaatttagttaaaactaaaaaaaaaaaaaaaaaggtgaaaagtcgaaaatgcccctagcactattcataacttttgtctgttagttaatatgtaaatgtaaatgtaaatttaGGATCATGTTATTTACATCATTATTATATTGAAGATGCTGATTCTTTAATATGAAAATTATATTGTGGTAACTTTCATTGAATGCTTGAGAGAATTTGAAATACGAGCATATGTTGTAGATGTAGTCCCAAGTCCGTTATTCACCGTGACACCGGTAAGATGTGAAAACTGGCCGCAATCTTTAGCTATATTTAATGTAGAGTAAATGAGGTAAAAAATGTATTATAGATGTTTAAGTTAGCCAACTTATGGTCAcgtacttaattatatatatatacttgctaTACTTTTGATGTCAATATAATAGCTACGCAAATTTTGCAGGTTGCATCTTTACCATATGTTACAAATGTAACAAAAGACGTTCAATTGCGTACTTAATGTATAACACATAGAATCTGTACCAACATTAACGTATTAGTATACTAATTTTTTAAGCCACTGTGCAACGCACGAGTTCTTAAAGCTAGACTAATAAGGCATATTTATGTAATTGCTAATTTCATACGTTCAAAGCTTATTTTTGATAGCTACTTCAACTATTATTTTCATAACTTATTTTTGAAATAggttctttaattttttttatgtaagATAACACTAAAAGTTGGAGCTTATAAACAAATATGCTTAAGCTCCTACAAGCTAGTAAAAGTTACGCTTTCAGAGACATTCTAAATcgattagttattataattataatgctTTTAAAATGTTTATtttggaagaaaaaaaattaaaagataaaTTTTTATTTTAAGATGCATCgagtattattttataaatattgcattctAAGTGTTATGTAAACTTTATCATATAGTCATATAGAATAGAATTTAGTATTTTTTTAACTCAGAGCTAAAAGCTATTAAAAATAAAAACTCatattaaaattatatatgaaCGGTCAGTACTAAATATCAACTCAAAATACATTTTGTTGATTATATGTGTTCAGTACTTCAGTTACAAAATATAGTGGAAACAATCGTAAACTTACAAACTTTAGTGACTAGTATGTAAATTAAGTAAAACCAGTGTTCCAAAATTGAAAAACTTAAACTGTGGAATAATCAATCAGAAACCATAAGATAGAAAAGATAGAATtgtgtggtgttgattgttgaatgTCTTTGGCTGTGTCTCGTGGTGTCTTTTTGTGATCAACAAACTGCTGCTGCTCCATCCTTCACCTGAAAAAGGTACTAATTCTTATCACCACCTCCAAATCATATGCAATTTAGCAATCTGAATGACATAATCTTTTACTATGTAAAATTTAAATCTATTTTTATAGTTAAATGTTTGCAATATGCAGTATTAACTTGCATTAATGGCTATAGTATAGTTCCTAATACAGGATCACATTTCATGCTCTTTTGACTTGGTGtgaataaaatattatatatagtaGTTCATTTTGTGATTTTAAGGCTATATATGAGAAGAGAGGTAATTTGTTATCGTACGCGGAATGGTACGATATATACTGCATAGGTTTAATTCCAAAATTCTGTTATGTCTATTCTTAAAAGCCAAACTGTTGCTGTGTGATGAACTTTTTAACTGACAAATCTCAACCAAAATAAACGGaacaattttgttttttttttttttaaaaggataAGGTTTTCCATGTCCGGCTAACCAGGAGGGGGAGTATTTTTACTCAGATAAATACAGAAATTTATAACAACCTATTGATCAAGCCGAAATTAATTTATGTATCTCTACTTGACTATTATTCTTAATCCTTTCTAGTAATGGTTCCATATATGCTTTGTGCATCATAGGGATTACAGTGTAACCGAAGGCAGTTAATTATTGTTTATATTCCTACTTCTTACAGTTGATGTACTCAAAATTGGGCATAAAAGCTCGCGTTTGAGTGAAGAACATCTGCAAGCTCAAGTTTTCAATTCTGGTGCACGTTACATTGAATCTTGAAAGTTATTCAAGTTTCAAACATTAATTCAACCAAATGTCTTGGTCTATACATGCTTCAATTCATAAACAAGGAACAGTGACTAACCAAATCTTTTCAAGTTTTGCAAATAGTATGAATCTAAGATCAGAATTCAAGAATTCATCAACTTTGGATACAAGTTCCTTGACAACATGTCATTTGAAAGATAAAGCCATATTTGATGATATGAAATGGCAACGGATTCACTGTCCGCTAGTCCACTGTACGGGGAACGAAGATCCACAAGAGTTGTCTGATGAAGATGAAGAACTTTGCCCAGTTGAATGtgttagagaaataaaaaaggatGAGGAACTAATCGCAGTTATAGAAAAAGCAAAAAATAGTAATACGTTGGTTGTGGTTGATTTCTATCGTACTTCGTGTGGTAGTTGTAAATATATCGAACAAGGATTTGCAAAGTTGTGCAAAGGCGCAGGTGATGAAGAAGCTTCAGTTATCTTCTTAAAGCATAATGTGAGTTTTGTTCTTATGACATACTTGATCTTATTGTAAATACTCCAACTGTTCATCCAGGTACTAAAAGTTTGTCTTATAAATGTCAAACATACTACTATAAAACTTTGACTTATGAAGGTAAAAAGAAAAATTCATACCCAGATTTCATGCGGGGTCCATAAACTTTTTTTTTTGACGTGCAGGGCCCCATACTTTACACTCGTTTTGTAATGGGTCAATGTGGTTTACAGATAAACTTAACGAGTGTAAAGTTCGGGTACCCCACATGTTACTCACAGGGACCCTCGCGAAACGAGTATAAAGTACAGGGACTCCGCACGTCAAGAAAAAGTTCAGGGACCCCGAATGAAATCTGATGTAAACCACAAGGACGCCTCATATAATTATTTTTTCTATAAAAAGTACTATTAAAACTTTGACTTGTGAAAGTCAAACAACCTGATTTGGCAAATTTTATGGTATTGCAATACATTCTGTTTCATCAAACCATTTTGCAAGTGATGATTAAGTTTGGATTCATGCTGCAGGTGATTGACGAATATGATGAACAATCAGATATAGCAGAACGTCTTCGTATAAAGGTATGAATATTATATTGTTTATTGAATTATGAACATAATAAGGTGATTTTATTAGCTCATTGACCTAAATTTTTCTGTTAATTTTTGTGCTAATTTATGCTGATATTGAGTTTATTGTGATATAATAGTCGGTGCCTCTGTTTCACTTCTATAAAAACGGGATGCTATTGGAAGCTTTTGCGACCAGAGACAAGGTGCGGATTAAATCAACGATAGAGAAATACACAATGCCTTTTACTACTGCTGCTCAAAATGCATAAACTATTCTGGTAATGTGGATACACATTTCCGTATGCAGATTATAGTTAGATATACATAGCATGGTGCCATAAATAATTCAATCCATGCTACATTGTAACACATAGCAAACTGTGTTTCATTTGTTAATAAGTATACAATATACAATATCATTCATTCTAgtgatttattattatttattttgagAGCTACAGATATAGAATACAAAATGAAGTGTATACAGAAATCATATGCATTTACATTTCACATTGATCAAATACAGAATGAACTGTGAAAATGAAGTCTACAATGAGATTTTTACACAAACTGAACTATCTGTACAATGAAGATATCAGTTAGCCTATATGTTTACAGTTCCATTTTCAGGTTTTTTGGTTAGTAACTTGAACCCCTGGCCCATAAATTAAACGACAACGCTCTTGGGAAAGAACCAACTAGTTGAGACGCCATCTATATAAAACACACGGATGCCATCTATATGATATGTTCTTCTTGAATTCACACTAAATCGAAGAAGACCTAGTAACCAACCACGAAGCTTCGCAGGAAGAATCGGCTTcgaaattgattacaaagattgaAATTACAATTCAAATGAAAATGTTGcccgggatggtttaagggttcggatccctgtgatcgtggttcgggtttcctgcccgaacgtgtgtgtgtgtgcaaatgatgactaggcttcggtccggactgatgcaatcttgccgttcaaaaaaaaaaaaaaaaaaaaaaaagaaaacaatcTTGAGTTACAGAGAATAGAGGAAGAAGATGAGTGTTTAAACACACTAAATTCATAAACTGCCCTAACCTCTAACCTAACCAACTATTTATACATCTTTAGTAGAACTAGTGATGCACGTGATACACATGTGAGCTTGGTAAAAGGATTATAACATTCCATTCCCCTTAAAAAGATTCTTGTCCTCAAGAATCCTTCAAATATTAGAACTATTTCCAAGTCTTCCTGCAACTCAATGATGGCAATCAAATCTTGATGACGATTAAATCCCAAAGAACCAACTAATAAATGTCCTGGCCAAAAGCAAACCCCATTCTTAAAGTGGTGAAATCGGTTGTAACCCATCAATATAATTTTCGTGTTGACTATTGTGGCATATTTAGAAATAGATTTTATAGCCTCATGGCATCCATGATGAACCCAAATATTTTGGTCAGGGTGAATTTCCCTACCATTTGTATGAGCTGCCATTCTTCCACAAACAAGAAGAACATTACAAGTTGCTATTGCATCCATATCTATGTTACTTCCATTAACCATCTTTCTAAACAGTTTCATACCTTTGTTTATATCTTCTTTCTTCGCATACCCTTGAACAACAGAAGTCCAAGAAATGGCATCTTGTGACGGCATCTGATCAAAAAACTCACGAGCATTATCAACACTACTACATTCAAGGTACATTTTCATAAGCGACTTACCCACAAGCACATCCAAATTCAGCCCTTGTTTCCCATTTTTTACATAAACATTCCTATTCCATAAGTCAAACTTGATAAGTTTTGGCTCCAAAATGATCAAAAAACAGAAGTCCAAGAAATGGCATCTTGTGACGGCATCTGATCAAAAAACTCACGAGCATTATCAACACTACTACATTCAAGGTACATTTTCATAAGCGACTTACCCACAAGCACATCCAAATTCAGCCCTTGTTTCCCATTTTTTACATAAACATTCCTATTCCATAAGTCAAACTTGATAAGTTTTGGCTCCAATGAGAATAAACGAACTTTCTTTAGAGCAATAATCGTCATATCATCTCCACCATAAACTTCATAGCCAACATTTTTGATATGAACCCATCCCATACTAGGTCCATAATCAAGCCACAAGGTTAAGTGTAGAACTCACTCTCAAAAGCTAGCTTAAAGGAGGAGGGAACACCCAACCTTATAAACCATCATTTGGTGTGCACCCCATCCGATGTGGGATCATAACTAATAGGGTACAACAATCGAAATTCAACCAAAAGAAGCAAACAAGAACTTGAGGTTTCTTCACTTCGGCGGTTGTCGGAGCAGATTTCTTGGCAGCCTTAGTAGCAAGTTGTTTTCGGGGAGCTTTACCACCGGTGGATTTACGAGTTGTTTCCTTTGTACGATCCATTATGATTAAGATTCGAACAAAAACTGAAAATAAAACAagattatgattgacattgataaAAGCTACTGGTGCAATAAACATATGATGAATGAAAGAAGAAAGAATTATACCTAGAGATGAAGTTGATGACTAAAGAGCTTTAGAAAATTAGGGTTACAACTTACAATTTCTGGAAAATGATGGTTACATTTTGGGGAAgacgttttattttattttttttttttctggaaGGAGATCGTCTATTTATAAAGTAAGATAATGAAATACCCGTATAGGGTGGGCGGTACCATACCAGTACCGAACCGTATTGAACCGGTTGGTGGTGAGTGCCggataccataccgatataatcgTTCCGTTATCGGTACGGTAATATAGGTACTATACCCGTTTGGTACTGAATACATTCCATTATCAATATATATAACAGCCGGCATCAATGAACAGTACCGCTACAGTAAAATCGCTACagtacttttttttcttttttttaaccaAACTTCATTTAGTAGTAA from Rutidosis leptorrhynchoides isolate AG116_Rl617_1_P2 chromosome 9, CSIRO_AGI_Rlap_v1, whole genome shotgun sequence harbors:
- the LOC139866875 gene encoding thioredoxin-like 4, chloroplastic, producing the protein MSWSIHASIHKQGTVTNQIFSSFANSMNLRSEFKNSSTLDTSSLTTCHLKDKAIFDDMKWQRIHCPLVHCTGNEDPQELSDEDEELCPVECVREIKKDEELIAVIEKAKNSNTLVVVDFYRTSCGSCKYIEQGFAKLCKGAGDEEASVIFLKHNVIDEYDEQSDIAERLRIKSVPLFHFYKNGMLLEAFATRDKVRIKSTIEKYTMPFTTAAQNA